From one Paeniglutamicibacter psychrophenolicus genomic stretch:
- the gndA gene encoding NADP-dependent phosphogluconate dehydrogenase: MPAQIGVTGLAVMGANLARNFARNGYTVALHNRSIAKTDALLAAHGDEGDFIRTETMEELVASLEVPRRVLIMVKAGGPVDSVIDSLVPLLEEGDIIIDGGNSNFVDTRRREAALATKGLHFVGVGVSGGEEGALLGPSIMPGGSKQSYDALGPMLEKISAKAIDGAPCCAWISTDGAGHFVKMVHNGIEYADMQVIGEAYDLLRSGAGIDPAAQAEIFTEWNKGELASFLIEITAEVLAHTDAKTGKPLVDVIVDSAGQKGTGRWTVQSALDLGSPTSAIAESVFARGLSSQRDQRAIGQEVLIGNEIAVELGENFVEDVRQALFASKLVSYAQGLDMLTSAGKEYNWDLKLDEIASLWREGCIIRAALLADITKAYAADEKPANLLFAPAFSEAIAAAVPAWRRVVATAVQLGVPVPVFSSSLAYYDGLRRKRLPAALTQGLRDLFGAHTYNRVDAAGSFHTQWSGDKTEIEAEDTH, from the coding sequence ATGCCTGCACAGATTGGCGTCACCGGCCTAGCCGTCATGGGCGCAAACCTCGCCCGGAACTTCGCCCGCAACGGATACACCGTCGCCCTGCACAACCGCTCGATCGCCAAGACCGACGCCCTGCTGGCCGCCCACGGCGACGAGGGCGACTTCATCCGCACCGAGACCATGGAGGAACTGGTCGCGAGCCTTGAGGTTCCCCGCCGCGTGCTGATCATGGTCAAGGCCGGCGGCCCCGTCGACTCGGTCATCGACTCCCTGGTGCCGCTGCTCGAAGAGGGCGACATCATCATCGACGGCGGCAACTCCAACTTCGTCGACACCCGCCGCCGCGAGGCCGCACTGGCCACCAAGGGCCTGCACTTCGTGGGCGTCGGCGTCTCCGGCGGCGAGGAGGGCGCCCTGCTGGGCCCCTCGATCATGCCCGGCGGCTCGAAGCAGTCCTACGACGCACTGGGCCCGATGCTCGAAAAGATCTCCGCCAAGGCCATCGACGGCGCCCCGTGCTGCGCCTGGATCTCCACCGACGGTGCCGGCCACTTCGTGAAGATGGTCCACAACGGCATCGAGTACGCCGACATGCAGGTCATCGGCGAGGCCTACGACCTGCTGCGCAGCGGCGCCGGCATCGACCCCGCGGCCCAGGCGGAGATCTTCACCGAATGGAACAAGGGCGAGCTCGCCTCCTTCCTCATCGAGATCACCGCAGAGGTCTTGGCCCACACCGACGCCAAGACCGGTAAGCCGCTGGTCGATGTCATCGTCGACTCGGCGGGCCAGAAGGGCACCGGCCGCTGGACCGTGCAGTCCGCACTGGACCTGGGCTCCCCGACCTCGGCCATCGCCGAATCGGTCTTCGCCCGCGGCCTGTCCTCGCAGCGCGACCAGCGCGCCATCGGCCAGGAAGTCCTCATCGGCAACGAGATCGCCGTGGAACTGGGCGAGAACTTCGTCGAGGACGTCCGCCAGGCGCTCTTCGCCTCCAAGCTGGTCTCCTACGCCCAGGGCCTGGACATGCTCACGAGCGCGGGCAAGGAATACAACTGGGACCTGAAGCTCGACGAAATCGCCTCGCTGTGGCGCGAAGGCTGCATCATCCGCGCCGCCCTGCTGGCCGACATCACCAAGGCCTACGCCGCGGACGAAAAGCCGGCGAACCTGCTCTTCGCCCCGGCGTTCTCCGAGGCCATCGCCGCCGCGGTCCCGGCCTGGCGCCGCGTGGTCGCCACCGCCGTCCAGCTGGGCGTGCCGGTGCCGGTGTTCTCCTCCTCGCTGGCCTACTACGACGGCCTGCGCCGCAAGCGCCTGCCGGCAGCGCTGACCCAGGGCCTGCGCGACCTCTTCGGTGCGCACACCTACAACCGCGTCGACGCCGCCGGCTCGTTCCACACCCAGTGGAGCGGCGACAAGACCGAGATCGAGGCCGAAGACACCCACTAG
- a CDS encoding FadR/GntR family transcriptional regulator, with product MAKSLHQRAVEHVGSRIVDGSIPAGEVILAAELESELGVSRSVIREAVRVLASAGLVVSTKRVGIRVLGAEDWNPFDPLVIRWRLAGDGQGAQLRSLTELRVAVEPMAAELAAEHAPTEFCGELLNLAARMRHAGRSGDLKSFLELDIRFHAMVLAASGNEMFANLANPIAETLRGRTELGLMPEHPHEEALAWHQAVADAISAHEPHRARESMELIMRRTNEEICGVWAHAPRLFPQPRA from the coding sequence ATGGCCAAGTCTTTGCACCAACGCGCGGTTGAACACGTCGGAAGCCGCATCGTCGACGGTTCCATACCCGCCGGCGAGGTGATCCTGGCCGCGGAGCTGGAAAGCGAACTGGGCGTCTCGCGTTCGGTGATCCGCGAGGCGGTCCGCGTGCTGGCCTCGGCCGGGTTGGTGGTCTCCACCAAGCGCGTCGGGATCCGGGTGCTGGGCGCCGAGGACTGGAACCCCTTTGACCCGCTGGTGATCCGCTGGCGGCTGGCCGGGGACGGCCAGGGGGCGCAATTGCGCTCGCTCACCGAGCTGCGCGTCGCCGTCGAGCCCATGGCCGCGGAACTTGCCGCGGAGCATGCACCGACGGAATTCTGCGGCGAGCTGCTGAACCTTGCGGCCCGGATGCGCCATGCCGGCCGTTCCGGGGACCTGAAGTCATTCCTGGAGCTGGACATCCGCTTCCACGCGATGGTGCTGGCCGCCTCGGGCAACGAGATGTTCGCGAACCTGGCCAACCCGATCGCCGAGACGCTGCGCGGGCGCACCGAACTGGGCCTGATGCCCGAGCATCCGCACGAGGAGGCCCTGGCCTGGCACCAGGCGGTGGCAGATGCGATCTCGGCCCACGAGCCGCACCGGGCGCGGGAGTCCATGGAGTTGATCATGCGCCGCACCAACGAGGAGATCTGCGGGGTCTGGGCGCACGCCCCGCGCCTCTTCCCGCAACCGCGCGCCTAG
- a CDS encoding thiamine pyrophosphate-dependent enzyme, with protein MSTVAAMVVEALARLGVKTVWGVVGDALNPLTDAIRTHGGIEWIGVRHEEVAAFAAGAQAQLTGTLGVCAGTVGPGSIHLLNGLYDAKKSHAPLLAICGQVPSGEIGSDFFQEVNNDVIFADVALFAHTVTSVAQMPYLLEQAVNAALAGRGVAVLSIPGDIGGAELPKEAIPRFVDVAAPLAPHPQVLGTIAKELNEARRITMLVGAGARDARELVLEVAGKLASPMVLTLKAKEGLEEANEFQVGQAGLIGNPAAAHALERCEVLLMVGTDFPYRDSYPSGKTVIQIDAAGAHIGRRTAVDVGVVGDAGLTLAGLLPLLETKTDQTHVLDARTRYQAWTKRHLSLADPAHDSHLTGRVRAIADNPGHAIRPEAVAAAIDRLADGDAIFTSDTGMSTVWLARYVTMRGTRRLLGSYNLGSMANAMPQALGASALERTRQVVAFCGDGGLSMLMGDLLTAVAYGLPVKLVVFNNGRLGMVKLEQEQAGLPEFGTVLANPDLAAVGRACGLHGIRVEDPGALEAAISEALAHQGPVLLDVVTNPDEVSIPPDTKIGQALGYASARLKETRAHRSGA; from the coding sequence ATGAGCACCGTCGCAGCGATGGTCGTCGAGGCGCTGGCCCGCCTGGGCGTGAAGACCGTGTGGGGCGTGGTGGGCGACGCCCTCAATCCCCTGACCGACGCGATCCGCACCCATGGGGGAATCGAATGGATCGGGGTGCGGCACGAGGAGGTCGCCGCGTTTGCCGCCGGAGCCCAGGCCCAACTGACCGGGACCCTGGGGGTGTGCGCGGGCACCGTCGGACCCGGATCGATCCACCTGCTCAACGGCCTCTACGACGCGAAGAAATCCCATGCGCCGCTGCTGGCGATCTGCGGGCAGGTGCCCAGCGGGGAAATCGGGTCCGATTTCTTCCAGGAGGTCAACAACGATGTGATCTTCGCCGACGTGGCGCTGTTCGCGCACACCGTGACCTCCGTGGCACAAATGCCGTACCTGCTGGAGCAGGCGGTCAACGCCGCGCTGGCCGGCCGCGGCGTCGCGGTGCTGAGCATCCCCGGGGACATCGGCGGCGCGGAACTGCCGAAGGAGGCGATCCCGCGGTTCGTCGACGTCGCGGCCCCGCTGGCCCCGCACCCCCAGGTGCTGGGGACCATCGCCAAGGAACTGAACGAGGCGCGCCGCATCACGATGCTGGTGGGCGCCGGCGCACGCGATGCCCGGGAGCTGGTGCTTGAGGTCGCGGGGAAACTCGCCTCCCCGATGGTGCTCACGCTCAAGGCCAAGGAGGGACTGGAGGAAGCGAACGAGTTCCAGGTGGGCCAGGCCGGGCTGATCGGCAACCCGGCGGCCGCCCACGCCCTGGAACGCTGCGAGGTGCTCTTGATGGTGGGCACCGACTTCCCGTACCGGGACTCCTACCCGTCGGGCAAGACGGTCATCCAGATCGATGCGGCCGGCGCACACATCGGGCGGCGCACCGCAGTGGATGTGGGGGTCGTCGGGGATGCCGGGCTCACCCTGGCGGGGTTGCTGCCGCTGCTGGAGACCAAGACCGACCAGACCCACGTGCTCGATGCGCGCACCCGCTACCAGGCCTGGACCAAGCGGCACCTTTCACTGGCGGATCCGGCCCACGATTCACACCTCACCGGGCGGGTGCGGGCCATCGCGGACAACCCTGGTCACGCGATCCGGCCCGAGGCCGTGGCCGCCGCCATCGACAGGCTCGCCGACGGGGACGCGATCTTCACCTCGGACACCGGCATGTCCACGGTGTGGCTGGCCCGCTACGTCACGATGCGCGGGACCCGGCGGCTGCTGGGCTCCTACAACCTGGGCTCGATGGCCAACGCCATGCCGCAGGCGCTGGGGGCCAGCGCGCTGGAGCGCACCCGCCAGGTGGTTGCCTTCTGCGGGGACGGCGGACTGAGCATGCTGATGGGCGACTTGCTCACCGCCGTCGCCTACGGGTTGCCGGTGAAGCTGGTGGTGTTCAACAACGGGCGCCTCGGCATGGTGAAGCTGGAGCAGGAGCAGGCCGGGCTGCCGGAGTTCGGCACGGTGCTGGCGAACCCCGATCTGGCCGCGGTGGGACGGGCCTGCGGGCTGCACGGCATCCGGGTGGAGGATCCGGGCGCGCTGGAGGCGGCGATCTCCGAGGCACTTGCACACCAGGGGCCGGTGCTGCTGGATGTGGTGACAAACCCCGACGAGGTCTCGATCCCGCCGGACACCAAGATCGGCCAGGCTTTGGGGTACGCGAGCGCCAGGCTCAAGGAGACCCGCGCGCACCGCTCCGGTGCCTGA
- a CDS encoding gluconokinase: MNSPAYPPMIVMGVSGCGKSTVGRLLAEKLGSVFIDGDDLHPASNKEKMAAGHPLNDGDRKPWLATIGDELSESAQDGTPAVIACSALKRSYRDLLRGHEPSTLFIHLRGTADLIQHRLDERSHEYMPPTLLASQLNTLEAIEPDEAAIEVDVSLSPEEIVAQVAKTLNTP; the protein is encoded by the coding sequence ATGAACAGCCCTGCCTACCCGCCCATGATCGTTATGGGCGTTTCCGGATGCGGAAAATCCACGGTGGGGCGCCTGCTGGCCGAGAAGCTCGGTTCGGTGTTCATCGACGGAGACGACCTGCACCCCGCATCCAACAAGGAAAAGATGGCTGCAGGACACCCGCTCAACGACGGCGACCGCAAGCCCTGGCTCGCAACCATCGGAGACGAACTCTCCGAAAGCGCCCAGGACGGGACGCCGGCGGTCATCGCCTGCTCGGCACTCAAGCGCAGCTACCGCGATCTCTTGCGCGGCCACGAGCCATCAACCCTCTTCATCCACCTGCGCGGCACGGCCGATCTCATCCAGCACCGCCTGGATGAACGCAGTCACGAATACATGCCCCCGACGTTGCTGGCCTCGCAGCTGAACACCCTCGAGGCCATCGAACCGGACGAGGCCGCCATCGAAGTAGATGTCAGCCTCAGCCCCGAGGAAATCGTGGCCCAGGTGGCCAAGACCCTGAACACCCCGTAG
- a CDS encoding FMN-binding glutamate synthase family protein: MVRFLVVAGLSILTALSVLLAVLVGAGWWVAVGVFGVLLLVAFRDVAQRKHSILRNYPVIGHMRFMLEYIRPELQQYFIERNYDGRPFDRDTRSLIYERAKGTNQEQAFGTERDVNEVGYEYLVHSTAPLEPPQESPRVHIGGPECRQPYDMSLLNVSAMSFGALSANALLALNKGAAMGGFAHDTGEGGLSEYHLRHGGDLVWEIGSGYFGARTKEGHFDPQLFADNAAHPSVKCVSLKLSQGAKPGIGGVLPAGKVTAEIAGTRNVPQGVKCVSPASHQVFSTPRELITFVAGMRELAQGKPVGFKLCVGSRSDLLAICKAMLAEGITPDFIIVDGSEGGTGAAPMEYEDHMGTPLTEGLMMVHNALVGTGLRSKIRVGASGKVATGTDIVKRIIQGADYTNAARAMMMATGCIQSQRCHTNKCPVGVATQDPRRAKALDVELKSHRVQRFQEATVSEALRMIASMGAKGPGELTPEMLRRRIGHLDTKSYAELYDWMEPGELLSEVPETWAKDWETASPDAFGARYGTNGRTKT; this comes from the coding sequence ATGGTCAGGTTCCTTGTGGTTGCCGGATTATCCATCCTGACGGCGCTGTCGGTGCTGTTGGCCGTGCTGGTCGGAGCAGGCTGGTGGGTTGCGGTTGGCGTATTCGGAGTGCTCTTGCTGGTGGCCTTCCGGGACGTGGCGCAGCGGAAACACTCGATCCTGCGCAACTACCCGGTGATCGGACACATGCGTTTCATGCTGGAATACATCCGGCCGGAATTGCAGCAGTATTTCATCGAGCGCAACTATGACGGCCGTCCCTTTGACAGGGATACCCGGTCGCTGATCTACGAACGGGCCAAGGGCACAAACCAGGAACAGGCGTTCGGCACGGAACGCGATGTCAATGAGGTTGGATACGAATACCTGGTGCATTCCACCGCGCCCCTTGAACCGCCGCAGGAATCCCCCCGGGTGCATATCGGAGGACCCGAATGCAGGCAGCCCTATGACATGTCGTTGCTTAACGTCTCCGCGATGAGCTTCGGGGCGCTTTCCGCCAACGCCTTGCTGGCCCTGAACAAGGGTGCGGCCATGGGTGGATTCGCCCACGACACCGGCGAAGGCGGACTGAGCGAGTACCACCTGCGCCATGGCGGGGACCTCGTCTGGGAAATCGGCAGCGGCTACTTTGGCGCAAGGACCAAGGAAGGGCACTTTGACCCGCAGCTTTTTGCCGACAACGCCGCGCACCCGTCGGTGAAATGCGTGTCGCTCAAGCTCAGCCAGGGAGCGAAACCGGGCATCGGCGGAGTCTTGCCCGCAGGAAAGGTCACGGCGGAGATCGCCGGAACCCGCAACGTGCCCCAGGGAGTGAAGTGCGTCAGTCCCGCCTCGCACCAGGTGTTCTCGACGCCGCGCGAACTCATCACGTTCGTGGCCGGCATGCGGGAACTGGCCCAGGGCAAGCCCGTGGGCTTCAAGTTGTGTGTCGGTTCGCGCAGCGACCTTTTGGCCATCTGCAAGGCAATGCTCGCCGAGGGAATCACCCCGGATTTCATCATCGTCGACGGTTCCGAGGGCGGCACCGGCGCCGCGCCCATGGAATACGAGGACCACATGGGAACGCCGTTGACCGAAGGACTGATGATGGTCCACAACGCGTTGGTCGGCACGGGGTTGCGCAGCAAGATCCGGGTGGGCGCTTCGGGCAAGGTCGCCACGGGCACCGACATCGTCAAGCGAATCATCCAGGGTGCGGACTACACCAATGCCGCCCGCGCCATGATGATGGCCACCGGCTGCATCCAGTCACAACGTTGCCACACCAACAAGTGCCCCGTGGGCGTGGCAACGCAGGATCCCCGCCGCGCCAAGGCGCTTGACGTGGAGCTCAAGAGCCACCGGGTGCAGCGCTTCCAGGAGGCCACGGTCAGCGAGGCGCTGCGCATGATCGCGTCGATGGGCGCCAAGGGCCCCGGGGAGCTCACCCCGGAAATGCTTCGACGCAGGATCGGGCACCTTGACACCAAGTCGTATGCCGAGCTCTATGACTGGATGGAGCCGGGGGAACTGCTCTCCGAGGTCCCCGAAACGTGGGCCAAGGACTGGGAGACGGCATCGCCGGATGCCTTTGGCGCACGCTACGGAACGAACGGGAGGACAAAGACATGA
- a CDS encoding helix-turn-helix domain-containing protein, whose protein sequence is MMEMERLGVHLRDWRIILGLSQELVAERANISRSTLIKLEQGTGGKLENFLTVAKVLGVNDRIDAAVDPLNTDLGRARAYMLSRQRAPRRN, encoded by the coding sequence ATGATGGAAATGGAACGGCTCGGTGTACACCTGCGCGATTGGCGCATCATCCTGGGGCTTTCCCAGGAGCTGGTCGCCGAACGGGCCAACATCTCCCGCTCCACCTTGATCAAGCTGGAGCAGGGCACGGGCGGAAAATTGGAAAACTTTCTGACGGTCGCCAAGGTTCTTGGCGTCAATGACCGGATCGATGCGGCGGTCGACCCGCTGAATACGGATCTGGGTCGAGCGCGGGCCTACATGCTCAGCCGCCAACGAGCTCCCAGAAGGAACTGA
- a CDS encoding zinc-binding dehydrogenase: MSSNTSTATAVVAHAAGDLRVEAIEVPAPAVHETQIAIAYGGICGSDLHYWSHGAAGESILKAPMVLGHEIVGTVTVAAADGTGPAAGTAVAVHPATPGDTGARYPEERPNLSPGCTYLGSAARYPHTEGAFATTVNLPARMLRALPAGLSLRDAALAEPAAVAWHAVGRAGDVSGKRVMVIGAGPIGALAVAVLKRAGAAEIIAVDMFDYPLDIAIAAGATATLKADDVEAISAVEADVVIEASGNYRGLASAVRGAMRGGRVVMVGLLPSGEQPALISLTITRELELVGSFRFNDEIDQVLTALADGSLDLSAVITHEFDVNDALQAFEVARNSAESGKVLLKF, from the coding sequence TTGTCGTCTAACACCAGCACCGCCACCGCCGTCGTCGCCCACGCGGCGGGCGACCTGCGCGTCGAAGCCATCGAGGTCCCGGCCCCCGCGGTGCACGAGACGCAGATCGCCATCGCCTACGGCGGGATCTGCGGATCGGACCTGCACTACTGGAGCCACGGGGCCGCGGGGGAGTCCATCCTCAAGGCACCCATGGTCCTGGGACACGAGATCGTCGGCACCGTCACGGTTGCGGCTGCCGACGGCACCGGGCCCGCCGCGGGCACCGCCGTGGCAGTGCACCCAGCCACCCCCGGCGACACCGGGGCACGCTACCCGGAAGAACGGCCCAACCTGTCCCCGGGCTGCACCTACCTGGGCTCCGCGGCCCGCTACCCGCACACCGAGGGAGCGTTTGCCACCACGGTGAACCTGCCGGCGCGGATGCTGCGCGCACTGCCGGCCGGGCTGTCGCTGCGCGATGCGGCGCTGGCCGAGCCCGCCGCGGTGGCCTGGCACGCCGTCGGCCGCGCCGGGGATGTTTCGGGCAAGCGCGTCATGGTCATCGGAGCCGGTCCCATCGGCGCCTTGGCCGTCGCGGTGCTCAAGCGCGCCGGAGCCGCCGAGATCATCGCGGTTGACATGTTCGATTACCCGCTGGACATCGCGATCGCCGCCGGCGCAACCGCCACCCTGAAGGCCGATGACGTCGAAGCCATCTCCGCGGTGGAAGCCGACGTGGTCATCGAGGCCAGCGGCAATTACCGCGGCCTGGCCTCGGCCGTCCGCGGCGCGATGCGCGGCGGTCGGGTCGTGATGGTCGGGCTGCTGCCCTCGGGCGAACAGCCGGCGCTGATCTCCCTGACCATCACCCGCGAACTCGAACTGGTCGGCTCCTTCCGGTTCAACGACGAGATCGATCAGGTGCTCACCGCGCTGGCCGACGGGTCCCTTGACCTCTCCGCGGTGATCACCCACGAATTCGACGTCAACGATGCGCTCCAGGCGTTCGAGGTTGCACGGAACTCCGCCGAATCCGGAAAGGTGCTGCTGAAGTTCTAA
- a CDS encoding type II toxin-antitoxin system HipA family toxin: MVNDKTRQGALRFRENGNFLSTWGESAGIGDVTGLAAEARTYEETGVIDERNSLLIGAGSSAGGAQPKAWIRDDDGTMLLAKFPKTSDRGNVQLWEMVAMVLQQRAGIRVQPSRLMRLNSHSQIFLTERFDRVGETRIPYMSARTALQLDTYEHPNYVKLAREIALISASPTEDANEMFSRAAFGAMVNNIDDHMRNHGLLRHQSGWRLSPSFDVNPMRSGTSETPLVPDGDVSDRNVLELLDHLDSFRLTRAAAVDRLRAINAAVSHWAQDALALGAESDETESMKPAFEGANRGRVQKLNAGAEPTVIDLAPGEGTRSVTGPPTAERIWIGPHYRGEKLVPGHFRTKPQRS, encoded by the coding sequence ATGGTCAACGACAAGACCAGACAAGGGGCACTGCGGTTTCGCGAGAACGGAAACTTCCTTTCCACCTGGGGTGAATCGGCGGGGATCGGCGATGTCACGGGATTGGCTGCCGAAGCAAGAACCTACGAAGAGACCGGCGTCATTGACGAGCGAAACAGCTTGCTCATCGGTGCCGGTTCCTCTGCTGGAGGTGCCCAGCCAAAGGCCTGGATTCGTGATGATGACGGAACGATGCTGCTGGCCAAGTTTCCCAAGACATCGGACCGGGGCAATGTCCAACTCTGGGAAATGGTTGCCATGGTGCTGCAGCAACGGGCCGGCATCCGGGTACAGCCATCCCGGCTGATGCGGCTGAATTCCCACAGCCAGATATTCCTCACCGAGCGGTTTGACCGAGTGGGTGAAACCAGGATCCCCTACATGAGTGCCAGGACAGCGCTTCAATTGGATACCTACGAGCACCCCAACTATGTCAAGCTGGCACGGGAAATCGCCCTGATATCCGCGTCGCCGACCGAGGACGCCAACGAAATGTTCAGCAGGGCCGCATTCGGGGCCATGGTCAACAACATCGACGACCACATGCGCAACCATGGCCTGCTGCGGCACCAGAGCGGTTGGCGCCTGTCTCCCTCCTTCGACGTCAACCCCATGAGAAGCGGGACATCGGAAACGCCGTTGGTTCCCGACGGGGACGTGTCCGACCGAAATGTCCTGGAGCTCCTTGATCACCTGGACTCTTTCCGGCTCACACGTGCCGCGGCAGTGGATCGGCTTCGGGCAATCAACGCAGCCGTTTCACACTGGGCACAGGACGCATTGGCGCTTGGCGCCGAATCGGACGAGACCGAATCGATGAAGCCGGCGTTCGAGGGCGCAAACCGCGGACGGGTCCAGAAGCTTAACGCTGGTGCGGAACCGACCGTGATCGACCTCGCCCCGGGGGAAGGGACCCGGTCCGTGACCGGCCCGCCCACGGCCGAGCGAATCTGGATTGGCCCGCACTACCGGGGCGAAAAACTCGTGCCCGGTCACTTCCGCACAAAGCCCCAACGGAGCTGA
- a CDS encoding GntP family permease, which yields MTDELVMNWTLGTPALLSIAVGAILLLLLFIIKWRIHAFVALVVISLLTAVATGLPVASVIPTLTGGFGGTLASVALLVGLGAMLGRMLETSGGAEVLTNALISKFGEKRAPLALSIASLLFGFPIFFDAGLVVMLPIIFTVARRLGGSFLGYAFPAATAFSVMHIFVPPHPGPVAASGLLEANVGLVLLLGLVVALPTWYFAGHLYGKYVGRKFNIAIPDILAGSKQEQHDFASTPKLGTVVTLLLLPLVLIFMNTGLNTLASAGIVDKGAQWVQILRLVGETPIALLITVLLGMYLLGYKQNKDKTLVETVVDSALGPVCSIILITGAGGMFGAVLRASGIGDAVADSLDALGLPIIVAGFIIAAVVRVAQGSATVALTTAAAIIQPVVVGNADLNQIEVVAIVLALAAGSVFAGHVNDSGFWLVSRFFGMDVKTTLKVWTVGQALVGVIGFAIAYLIYAIATAF from the coding sequence ATGACCGACGAGTTAGTCATGAACTGGACGCTGGGCACCCCCGCGCTCCTCTCCATCGCCGTGGGCGCGATCCTGCTGCTGCTTCTGTTCATTATCAAATGGCGCATCCACGCGTTCGTGGCGCTGGTCGTCATCTCGCTGCTGACCGCAGTGGCCACCGGGCTCCCGGTGGCATCGGTGATACCGACACTGACCGGCGGCTTCGGCGGCACCCTGGCCTCGGTGGCCCTGCTCGTCGGCCTGGGCGCGATGCTCGGGCGCATGCTCGAGACCAGCGGCGGCGCCGAGGTGCTGACCAATGCCCTGATCAGCAAGTTCGGCGAGAAGCGCGCACCGCTGGCACTGTCCATCGCCTCGCTGCTCTTCGGCTTCCCGATCTTCTTCGACGCCGGCCTGGTCGTCATGCTGCCGATCATCTTCACCGTGGCACGCCGCCTGGGCGGCTCCTTCCTGGGCTACGCCTTCCCGGCAGCCACCGCCTTCTCCGTCATGCACATCTTCGTGCCGCCGCACCCGGGCCCGGTTGCGGCCTCCGGCCTGCTCGAGGCCAACGTCGGCCTGGTCCTGCTGCTGGGCCTCGTCGTCGCGCTGCCGACCTGGTACTTCGCCGGCCACCTCTACGGCAAGTACGTGGGCCGCAAGTTCAACATCGCCATCCCCGACATCCTCGCGGGCAGCAAGCAGGAACAGCACGACTTCGCCTCCACCCCGAAGCTGGGCACCGTGGTGACCCTGCTGCTGCTGCCGCTGGTGCTGATCTTCATGAACACCGGCCTGAACACGCTGGCCTCGGCCGGAATCGTGGACAAGGGCGCCCAGTGGGTCCAGATCCTGCGCCTGGTCGGCGAAACCCCGATCGCCCTGCTCATCACCGTGCTGCTGGGCATGTACCTGCTGGGCTACAAGCAGAACAAGGACAAGACCCTCGTCGAGACCGTCGTCGACTCCGCGCTCGGCCCGGTCTGCTCGATCATCCTGATCACCGGCGCCGGCGGCATGTTCGGTGCAGTGCTGCGTGCCAGCGGCATCGGCGACGCCGTGGCCGACTCGCTTGACGCGCTGGGCCTGCCGATCATCGTCGCCGGCTTCATCATCGCCGCCGTGGTGCGCGTCGCCCAGGGTTCGGCCACCGTCGCCCTGACCACCGCCGCCGCCATCATCCAGCCCGTCGTGGTGGGCAACGCCGACCTGAACCAGATCGAGGTCGTGGCCATCGTGCTCGCCCTGGCCGCCGGTTCGGTGTTCGCCGGGCACGTCAACGACTCCGGTTTCTGGCTGGTCTCCCGCTTCTTCGGCATGGACGTCAAGACCACGCTGAAGGTCTGGACCGTCGGACAGGCACTGGTCGGTGTCATCGGCTTCGCCATCGCGTACCTGATCTACGCCATCGCCACTGCCTTCTAG
- a CDS encoding SDR family oxidoreductase, producing the protein MGSNLFDLTGRIALVTGSSRGIGKELAAGLADAGAIIVLHGRNAETLAATAAEFAQRYGQARIFSYAFDVTDAKAVADGIAAIEAEVGPIRILVNNAGIQHRVPLLELDVADWQRVLDTNLTSAFLVGREAARGMLQRGEGKIINICSVQTDLARPTIAAYTAAKGGLRNLTRAMTAEWAGAGLQINGIAPGYIHTEMTQNLVDDEKFNSWILGRTPAGRWGTVADLAGPAVWLASDGSDYVNGQTIFIDGGMTVVV; encoded by the coding sequence ATGGGCAGCAACCTCTTTGACCTCACCGGCCGCATCGCGCTGGTCACCGGTTCCTCGCGCGGCATCGGCAAGGAACTTGCCGCGGGCCTGGCGGATGCCGGCGCAATAATCGTGCTGCACGGGCGCAACGCCGAGACGCTGGCGGCAACAGCCGCCGAGTTCGCGCAACGCTATGGGCAGGCACGCATCTTCTCCTACGCGTTCGACGTGACCGACGCCAAGGCGGTGGCCGACGGCATCGCCGCGATCGAGGCCGAGGTGGGCCCGATCCGCATCCTGGTGAACAACGCCGGCATCCAGCACCGCGTGCCGCTGCTGGAGCTCGACGTTGCCGACTGGCAGCGCGTGCTGGACACCAACCTGACCAGCGCGTTCCTGGTGGGCCGCGAGGCAGCCCGGGGCATGCTTCAGCGCGGGGAGGGCAAGATCATCAACATCTGCTCGGTGCAGACCGACCTGGCCCGTCCCACCATTGCCGCGTACACCGCGGCCAAGGGCGGGCTGCGCAACCTCACCCGCGCGATGACCGCCGAGTGGGCGGGGGCCGGGCTGCAGATCAACGGCATCGCCCCGGGCTACATCCACACCGAAATGACCCAGAACCTGGTCGACGACGAAAAGTTCAACTCCTGGATCCTGGGCCGCACCCCGGCCGGGCGCTGGGGCACCGTGGCCGATCTGGCCGGGCCGGCCGTGTGGCTGGCCTCGGACGGCTCCGACTACGTCAACGGCCAGACCATCTTCATCGACGGAGGAATGACAGTTGTCGTCTAA